In Leptotrichia sp. oral taxon 215 str. W9775, the genomic window CCTGATTTGGCAATAGCTGTAGATACTACTTTGGCGGGGGATACACCTTTAAATAAAAATAATATAAAGCTTGGAAAAGGAGTAGCTATTAATGTTATTGATTCAATGACTATAATGAACAGGGGACTTCTCATTTACATGGAAAATTTATGCAGAAAAAACAATATCCCTTATCAGCTGAGCTGTTTTACAGACGGTGGAACAGATGCAGGAAATATTCATAAATCTGGAATAGGAATACCTGCAACAACTTTATCCATACCGATGAGATACATGCATACTCATCTTGGGGTTGTGCATAAGGATGATATTATCTCAGCATTAAAACTGCTAAAACTGATAATAGAAGACCTGACTCCTGAAAAGTATGAAAGAATACTAAAGGAAAACTATCATTACAGCGAATAGAACAATAAAACTTGAGGAGGTAAGAAAATGTGGGGAATAATTGCAACATGGTGTATGGCACATGACGGTGTCAAAGAAGCGGCAGAAATACTGAAAAATGATGGGAATGCAGGAAAAGCAATAGAAACAGCAATAAAAAATGTTGAAGATTTTCCTTTTTATAAATCTGTAGGCTATGGTGGCCTTCCAAATGAAGAAATGGAAGTGGAACTGGATGCGGCATATATGGATGGAAGCAACTTTGATTTTGGTGCAGTTTGTGCCATTAAGGATTTTGCCAATCCTATATCTATTGCAAAGGATTTGAGTCATTTAAATGAAAATAGCATGTTAGTAAGTGAAGGAGCAGAAAAATATGCTCATAAAAGAGGATTTGAAAGAAAAAATATGCTGACAGACAGGGCAAAAATTCATTATAAAAATAGATTGAAGGATATGGCGCATATAGAAGAAATGGCGATAAAACCTTATTCAGGACATGATACGGTAGGTATGGTATGTCTTGATACAGATGAAAATATAGTTGCAGGAACTTCTACAAGTGGACTTTTCATGAAAAAGAAAGGTAGAGTGGGAGATTCCCCTGTAATCGGATCAGGACTTTATGCTGACAGTGAAATCGGTGGAGCAAGTGCAACAGGGCTTGGAGAAGATATAATGAAGGGAATAATCTCATATGAAATAGTAAAACTTATGGAAAATGGACTATCTCCTCAGGAAGCATGTGAAAAGGCTGTATTCAGTTTTGAAAAAAAATTAATAGGAAAAAGGGGAAGAGCAGGGGATATTTCTGTAATTGCCATGAATAATAAAGGAGAATGGGGAGCAGCTACAAATATTGAGAATTTTTCCTTTGTTGCCGGAAATGAAACAAATCCTGTAAAAGTATACAGGACAAAAAGAAAAGGCGATAAAATGGTGCATGAAGAAGCAACTAAAGAATGGCTGCAGGAATACATAGATGAAAGAACAAAACCTCTTGTAGAAAAGTAAGGAAGGTAAAAAAATGGATGATACTTTAAAAAATAAAGGAAGTATTTGTGAAAAAGAAAGTAAAATGAAGAAAAGTAATTCTGAAAATTTCTGTGATGATAAAATAATTATGGAAATAAAGGAAGAGGTAAAGAAAATACAGCCTGAATTAATAGAAACAATACGTGAATTAGTTTCGATTTACAGTATTCAGATGGAAGCTGAAGAAAATGCCCCATTTGGAAAAGGGCCTGCCGAAGCACTGGATAAAGCTTTGGAAATATCAGAAAGATTTAGATTTACCACAGTGAATATAGACAATAAAATAGGTTATGCAGAATATGTGTCAGAAGGAATTAAGGATTGTGATGAATATATAGGAGTTTTCGGTCATGTGGATGTAGTTCCTCTTGGTGAAGGGTGGAAACATTCTCCATTAGGCGGAGAAATAGAAAATAACCGTATATATGGAAGAGGAGTTCTGGATAATAAAGGGCCTATTCTTTCAAATCTGTTTGCCCTTCATATTTTGAAGAAATTAGGGATAAAATTTGATGTCCCTGTAAGAGTAGTTTTTGGAACAAATGAAGAAACGGGCTTCGGATGTGTAAAACATTATCTCACAAAGGAGAAACCTCCTGTTTTTGGATGGACTCCTGACTGTAAGTGGCCAGTTGTGTATGGAGAAAGAGGAAGGCTCAAAGTAAGAATATATTCAGAAATGAAGGATTTAGACAAATTATATGATTTTGTAAATAACTATATTTTATCAGCTCCCAACAATGGAGTGAAATTGAAGATAGATTTTAGAGATGATGACTTTGGAGAAATGATATTAAGAGGTTACAGATTTGGAATTTCTGAAAATAGACATTTTTTTGAATTTGTAATGAGTTATCCTGCAGTATGTAAAAAAGAACAGCTTATGGATTTAATTAGAAGCAGCCTTGCAGAAGGAACAGAATTGGAGGAAATTGCCAACTGGAATCCTGTATTATATGATAAAAATTCTGAATATGTGCAGACTTTACAGAAGGTATATAATTATGTTACAGGCTTTGATGCTAAACCTGTAACAACGACAGGAGGTACTTATGCAAAAATAATTCCTAATATTATTGCTTATGGTCCAAGTTTTCCTGGTCAGAAGGATATAGCACATTTACCTGATGAATGGTTTGATTTGTCAGATTTACAGAAAATAACGGAAATTTATGCACTTTCATTATATGAAATAAGTAAGTTGAAAAATAGAAAATAATAAAGTAAAAAAACTGCCTTTTATTCTTAAAAATAAGAGTATCAGACAGTTTTTATTATTTTCAATTCTCAATTAACCCAATAAATTTAGAAATAATTCTAAATATAAATTTTATCCCTTCTATCTATTTGAACAATTAAAATGACTAATTCTTCCTTTTTAATTTTTGCAATAATCCTATAGTTTTTAACTCTATATCTCCAAAATCCTTTCAGAGTACATTAGATTATATTTCAGTTTCCTCCTATTTTTTTCTATATAGGCAAATACTGTATCCTTTTTCCAATTCCTCAGCATGAATGAAATCCATAAGAGTATTTTCTTCAGCTGCAGCTACTTCAGGTGTGACTTCAAAAATTGAAATAACATAGTGTTTTCCTGCTTCAACTGGAGGACAAGTAATAGAGATACTTTTTGCTTTTATTCTTGAATTAAGCACACTATTGGCAGGTAATTCATAGTTGGCAGTAACTACATGTGCATCAGGTGATACTTTTACAACATCTTCTAAGTCATAGCCTTTCATATGCTCAAATTCAGAAAAATTTTGACCATCAATTGTAATTTTTTTACCACAATAAATATGAAAATATGCCTTCGTACTGTCACTCATAAATTCTTTTTTCTTTTTTCCATTAAATAAACCGAACATTTTTTTCTCCTTCTTATTAAATAAAATTAATTTTTACTATAAAAATTATATCATAAGCAAAAAAAAATTTAAATATTTCTTTTTAAAAATATGGAAATTATGTAATAAAAAATTGACTATTCTACTGTTAAGTTATATAATTGTATTACTGAAGTAAAATATGAAAAAGAAGAGTTATTTATAAAAATTATTTAGGGAAGTAGTAATATTGATAATATATGTAATTGTTTAAATTAGAATAAATCAAAAATTTATGGAGGAAAAATGAGTGTAAGCTTTTATGTGCAAAACAAGAAAAAATTTTTAGGTTATGAGCCAGTTTTAAATGTTGAAACTGCATTGAGTTTACTGGATAAGGAGCTTTACAGCTATAATACTGGAAATATTGATATTAACGATTTGCTGTTATCTCCAGTTTCTAATTATCAATGTCTATTAATAGGAGATGGTAAAGATAGTTCAAGAGGATTTGAATTATTTTATGATAATAAAGATAAGTATTATAGTGTGCGGGTTTTTACTCCGTCATCCAGGGAAGATTGGCTTTTGGCATTGGAATATATAAAAGCATTGGCTAAGAAATTTGATTCAAAAATTATAAGTGAAACAGGAGAAGAATATACAGCTGAAAATATTGATAAATTTGACTATGAAAGAGATATACTTTATGGAATAGAAGTAATTTCATCAAGAGTTAAAGGTGATGAGCCGACTCTTTACAGTATTTTTGGCATAAATAGAGTTGTGTCCTTTAATCAGGAAATGATTGATAAAATAGAAAATTCAGATAGCCCTATTGATACTTTTTCTAATATGGTAAAGGAAATACAGTATTTAGATGCCTATTCGGCAAATCAGCGATTTTTCAAAAACAAGGAAGATGGAAGAATAAGAGGAGCTTATACTCTTACACAAAATATTAGAACAATACTTCCTTACAAGCCTAGTGTTGAATTTGAAAATTCAGATATAGTTAAAAATGAAGATATTGCCTTCTGGGATATTGGATTAGTAACTATTGACGGAGATGAAAACGATAAAGACAGTTATAATGTTGCGGCATATTTAAATTATGATGATTTTATTAAAAATTTGCCAGAAAATAAATACAGATTTATAGATGCTTCGTATATTATGGTTGAACCATTAAACAGGGAAGAACTTTTAGGATTAGTAAAATAGTTTAAAAATAACTGAAATAAAAAAGACTGTTTCAAAAATATAAAAACAACATAAAAAACTATATTTTCATCATTTCCTATTTTACATTGTGAAATTTTAATTCGAAAATATAGTTTTTTTATCTAATTTTATAGTTTTTTGAGAAAGTCTCTTTTTTTATACATCAAAATATAAGAAAATTTTGATTGTAGAAGATAAAGTTTACAGAGATTTTTAGTTTTAAATTACCTATTTAATATTATTTTTTCTAATTCAAGTTATTTAACTTTTACAATTTCCCCTGAATTACTGTTTACATCGTATTCAAACTTCTTTCCGTTTACGTAAAATTCAATTTCATATACGGCAACACCATTTTCTACCCCAAGCTGAATTTTAGTAATTTTAGCATCACGTTCTGCCACTCTTGCATGAGATAACGCAATCTGTTTAGCTTTTTCAGAAGAGATATTTTTTCCTGCAGAAAATCTAATTTTTTCAGCAGTATTATTCTGATTAAGAATAAAATCATTATAATTAATGTTAGCAGAATATACTGTTATTTCAAGCAAAAGAGAAATAATTACTATTGATTTTAAAAATATTTTTTTCAATTTTATTCTCCCTTCCTATTTCAATTTTACTTATTAGAGCTCCATTTTATAGCTCTTCCTGTGTAAGCATCAATTTCAAAATCATACGTTACTCCGGCATGAATCAGTTTACCTTTAAATGAATCTCCTTCTCCACGGAAATCTTTAATTTCTGATACGTTTGAACCAGGAACTCTGGCTGTAACAATTTGTTTAACCCTGTCATGTGAAAGTTTTGTTCTATCATTTTTTGCACTTTTAATTTCTGAATTTCCAGTCTGATTTTCAATAACAAGATTTGGAGTTTTTACTGCTACATCAGGTTTACCTGTAGCAAATCCAATACTTCCTATAATCAGAAGACTAGACAAAGCCCATTTTAAATAATTCTTTTTCATATCGATACCTCCTTATTTGTCTTATTATAGCATATTTATTTCTGTAATTCTATAATAGCAAATTTTCATTAAAGAAAAATGAGAAAAAAGACTTTTCAAAATAATTTTTAATAAAAAATTTATAGTAAATGGATTTTAAGTGGAATTTTTATTGTGAAAATTGTTCCTTCACCAAGTTTACTTACAACCGAAATAGTTCCACTATGAGCTTCCACAATCCATTTTACCATTGAAAGGCCAAGTCCTGTTCCCTCACTGTTACGTGAAGGATCAACCTGGTAAAATCTTGTCCATATTTTATTAATATGTTCATCACTTATTCCAATTCCGTCATCAGCAATTTTGATTACAATTGTTTTCTCCTGCACATCTAAATCAACATAAATATTTCCGTTAGTTTTTCCATATGTAACAGCATTTGAGAGAAGATTTATAAAAACTCTCATTATCATTATTTCATCAATATCAGCATAAATATCAGGGGTAATTTTAGAAAAGATATTTATATTTTTTCTTTTGGCATCTTCCCTTCTGGAATCAATAACAATTTCTGCCAGTTCACTAATATTGACATTAGCCAGATTTAATTTCTGATGTCCCCTGTCCATTCTTGAAAGGGTTAGAAGCTGAGAAACAAGCTGTGACATTTTTTGAGCTTCATTAAAGATTATGTTAAAGATATTTTTACCTTCTTCAACAGAAACTAAATTTTCCTTTCCATATTCCGACTGGGACATTATGACAGAAATTGGTGTCCGTAATTCATGAGATACATCTGAATTAAACTGTACTTCCCTTTCAAAAGAATCTTGCAGTCTGTCAAACATTGTATCAAATGTATTTGCTAACGTATAAATTTCATCATTTCCTTCACCCAGGTTTATCCTTTGTGATAAGTCGTTTCCTTCGTTTATTTTTTCAGCGGCAGACCTAATTTTTTTAATAGGTATGAAAGCATTTCGGGTTATAATATATCCAATTATTCCGGCAAAAATAAGGAAAAATGGAAATATAATAAGAGAGATTGAAATTACAGTTTCTATGGCCTGACTTGCTCCAACTGCAGACATTACACCACGAATCCAGATTTCTCCATATCCTTCATAATTTTTTTTACTTTCATATACATACCATTTTTCATGCTGATGTTTAACAGTTTTAATAATTTTTTTGTCTGAAAAAGTATCGTCATATTCAAAATTTAGAGGATTATTACCGTATACAAATCCTAAATTTTTATTGTATACTGAAATCTGTATTGTGTTTATTTTGGTTTCCATATCATTGTCAACGATAATTTCCCCATTTTTGACATATATCTCCTTAAAGCTGCTTTCCACTGTAGTTTTAAGATATCCATATTCATAAGAATGGATAATCTTTTCACTCATATAGAAAATAATCAGAAGAAAGAGTATTACAAGACCTGTCATTAATCCCATATACCATAGCATTATTTTCAGTTTTATAGAAATTTTATTCATTGTCCACCTTCAGAATATATCCAATCCCCCTTATGGTGTGAATCAGTTTTGGTGAAAAATTATCATCAATTTTTTTTCTTAAATACCTTATATACACATCAACAACATTTGTACCACCTTCATAGTTGTAATCCCATATGTGCTGTTCAATTTTTTCCCTTGGAAGAACTTTTTCCTTGTTTCTGATCATATATTCCAGTATAGTAAATTCCCTTGTTGAGAGTTTTATTGGAGTTTTATCCCTGTACACTTCATGGGAATCACAGTTAACGCTAAGGTTTGCAATAGTAAAGACATTACTTGCATTATTTGTATTTCTTCTAAGAAGTACACGAATTCTCGCCAGAAGTTCATCAAAGGCAAAAGGCTTTATAAGATAGTCATCAGCTCCAAAATCAAGCCCCTGAACTCTGTCTTCTATTCCGTCACGTGCTGTAAGGAGAAGAACTGGAGTTTTAATATTACGACTTCTTATCTTTTTAAGAACTTCAAAACCATTTAATTTAGGGAGCATAATATCCAGCAATATGACATCATACTCAACAGAAAAAATATAATCAAGTGCTTCTTCCCCATCAAAGCATGAATCAACGCCATAGTGTTCCAATTTTAATTTTTTGACGATAATATCATTTAAGTTTACTTCATCTTCAACTACAAGTATCCGCATTTGAAAACAGTCTCCTTTCGCTTTATATTATAAAGTTAACATATGTTTTTCTTTATTATACAGTAAGGCTGGAATAAAAGCAAGGAGGGGAGGGGTATGGAGTTTAGAAGCAGGTATAACAAAAAAGAAAATTACTTAAGGGAAGTATTAAATTATAACTGCTATATATAAAAGAAATATGTAGTATTAATAATATGAAATTGAAAAAAGAAAAAATAAAGGGTATACTAATAAAAGTAAAAAAATATAAATAATTCATAAAAAACTTTTATGAAAGTTAGATACAATATTAAATAAACAATTGGAAAGTAGAGAGGTGAAAGAGATGGATTTTGTAGTATTAGAAAAAAATGGATTAAGAAAGGAAGTGAAAGTAGGTTTTTCATGGACAGTATTTTTCTTTGGTCTTTTTGTTCCATTATTTAGAGGAGATTTAAAATGGGCAGCAATAATGTTTTTTGGTACTATTCTTTTAGGATTTGCAACACTAGGTATAGGAGGAGCAGTTCTTGGAATAGTAATGAGTTTTGTATATAACAAAATATATATAAAAGATCTTATTGAAAAAGGATGGAATCCTGTAGGAGAAGAAAACAGACTGTTGTTAGAAGAAAAAAATATAATTGGGAAATAATAATAAAAACATATAGAAATAAATAAGTTGAA contains:
- a CDS encoding N(4)-(beta-N-acetylglucosaminyl)-L-asparaginase; protein product: MWGIIATWCMAHDGVKEAAEILKNDGNAGKAIETAIKNVEDFPFYKSVGYGGLPNEEMEVELDAAYMDGSNFDFGAVCAIKDFANPISIAKDLSHLNENSMLVSEGAEKYAHKRGFERKNMLTDRAKIHYKNRLKDMAHIEEMAIKPYSGHDTVGMVCLDTDENIVAGTSTSGLFMKKKGRVGDSPVIGSGLYADSEIGGASATGLGEDIMKGIISYEIVKLMENGLSPQEACEKAVFSFEKKLIGKRGRAGDISVIAMNNKGEWGAATNIENFSFVAGNETNPVKVYRTKRKGDKMVHEEATKEWLQEYIDERTKPLVEK
- a CDS encoding Sapep family Mn(2+)-dependent dipeptidase; the encoded protein is MDDTLKNKGSICEKESKMKKSNSENFCDDKIIMEIKEEVKKIQPELIETIRELVSIYSIQMEAEENAPFGKGPAEALDKALEISERFRFTTVNIDNKIGYAEYVSEGIKDCDEYIGVFGHVDVVPLGEGWKHSPLGGEIENNRIYGRGVLDNKGPILSNLFALHILKKLGIKFDVPVRVVFGTNEETGFGCVKHYLTKEKPPVFGWTPDCKWPVVYGERGRLKVRIYSEMKDLDKLYDFVNNYILSAPNNGVKLKIDFRDDDFGEMILRGYRFGISENRHFFEFVMSYPAVCKKEQLMDLIRSSLAEGTELEEIANWNPVLYDKNSEYVQTLQKVYNYVTGFDAKPVTTTGGTYAKIIPNIIAYGPSFPGQKDIAHLPDEWFDLSDLQKITEIYALSLYEISKLKNRK
- a CDS encoding type II toxin-antitoxin system RelE/ParE family toxin, coding for MKGFWRYRVKNYRIIAKIKKEELVILIVQIDRRDKIYI
- a CDS encoding DUF4299 family protein translates to MSVSFYVQNKKKFLGYEPVLNVETALSLLDKELYSYNTGNIDINDLLLSPVSNYQCLLIGDGKDSSRGFELFYDNKDKYYSVRVFTPSSREDWLLALEYIKALAKKFDSKIISETGEEYTAENIDKFDYERDILYGIEVISSRVKGDEPTLYSIFGINRVVSFNQEMIDKIENSDSPIDTFSNMVKEIQYLDAYSANQRFFKNKEDGRIRGAYTLTQNIRTILPYKPSVEFENSDIVKNEDIAFWDIGLVTIDGDENDKDSYNVAAYLNYDDFIKNLPENKYRFIDASYIMVEPLNREELLGLVK
- a CDS encoding PepSY domain-containing protein, which gives rise to MKKIFLKSIVIISLLLEITVYSANINYNDFILNQNNTAEKIRFSAGKNISSEKAKQIALSHARVAERDAKITKIQLGVENGVAVYEIEFYVNGKKFEYDVNSNSGEIVKVK
- a CDS encoding PepSY domain-containing protein, encoding MKKNYLKWALSSLLIIGSIGFATGKPDVAVKTPNLVIENQTGNSEIKSAKNDRTKLSHDRVKQIVTARVPGSNVSEIKDFRGEGDSFKGKLIHAGVTYDFEIDAYTGRAIKWSSNK
- a CDS encoding cell wall metabolism sensor histidine kinase WalK; the protein is MNKISIKLKIMLWYMGLMTGLVILFLLIIFYMSEKIIHSYEYGYLKTTVESSFKEIYVKNGEIIVDNDMETKINTIQISVYNKNLGFVYGNNPLNFEYDDTFSDKKIIKTVKHQHEKWYVYESKKNYEGYGEIWIRGVMSAVGASQAIETVISISLIIFPFFLIFAGIIGYIITRNAFIPIKKIRSAAEKINEGNDLSQRINLGEGNDEIYTLANTFDTMFDRLQDSFEREVQFNSDVSHELRTPISVIMSQSEYGKENLVSVEEGKNIFNIIFNEAQKMSQLVSQLLTLSRMDRGHQKLNLANVNISELAEIVIDSRREDAKRKNINIFSKITPDIYADIDEIMIMRVFINLLSNAVTYGKTNGNIYVDLDVQEKTIVIKIADDGIGISDEHINKIWTRFYQVDPSRNSEGTGLGLSMVKWIVEAHSGTISVVSKLGEGTIFTIKIPLKIHLL
- a CDS encoding response regulator transcription factor, with the protein product MRILVVEDEVNLNDIIVKKLKLEHYGVDSCFDGEEALDYIFSVEYDVILLDIMLPKLNGFEVLKKIRSRNIKTPVLLLTARDGIEDRVQGLDFGADDYLIKPFAFDELLARIRVLLRRNTNNASNVFTIANLSVNCDSHEVYRDKTPIKLSTREFTILEYMIRNKEKVLPREKIEQHIWDYNYEGGTNVVDVYIRYLRKKIDDNFSPKLIHTIRGIGYILKVDNE